From one Streptomyces mobaraensis genomic stretch:
- a CDS encoding bifunctional 3,4-dihydroxy-2-butanone-4-phosphate synthase/GTP cyclohydrolase II: MTAPHEAPAASGLDPVERAIADIAAGRPVVVVDDESRENEGDLVVAAELATAETLAFMMSECRGLICVPMEAEDVDRLDLPQMVEKNTETMRTAFTVSVDASAAHGVGTGISAADRATTIRLLASPDSRSEDFVRPGHVFPLRARPGGVLARPGHTEAGCDLARLAGLRPAAAIVEIAGEDGRMLRLPELIPFARKHGLAIISIEDLITYLKSAEPTVKREASTRLPTAFGEFRAYGYRSVRDGVEHIALVSGDLGDGEDVLVRVHSECLTGDVFGSLRCDCGPQLEASLERVATEGRGVVVYLRGHEGRGIGLLSKLRAYELQEAGHDTLDANLELGLPADARDYAAGAQMLTDLGVRSIRLMTNNPDKTIALEQHGIKISGREPMPVAAGEHNLRYLRTKRDRMGHDLPWLDDHQVSPCDNQ, translated from the coding sequence ATGACCGCCCCGCACGAGGCCCCCGCGGCCTCAGGACTCGACCCGGTCGAGCGCGCCATCGCCGACATCGCGGCCGGCCGGCCCGTCGTGGTGGTGGACGACGAGAGCCGGGAGAACGAGGGAGACCTCGTCGTCGCCGCCGAACTCGCCACCGCCGAGACCCTCGCCTTCATGATGAGCGAGTGCCGCGGGCTGATCTGCGTGCCGATGGAGGCGGAGGACGTCGACCGGCTCGACCTCCCGCAGATGGTCGAGAAGAACACCGAGACCATGCGCACCGCCTTCACCGTCAGCGTCGACGCGAGCGCCGCGCACGGCGTCGGCACCGGCATCTCGGCCGCCGACCGGGCCACCACCATCCGGCTGCTGGCCTCCCCCGACAGCCGCTCCGAGGACTTCGTCCGGCCCGGCCACGTCTTCCCGCTGCGCGCCCGGCCCGGCGGCGTCCTCGCCCGCCCCGGCCACACCGAGGCCGGCTGCGACCTGGCCCGGCTGGCCGGACTGCGGCCCGCCGCCGCCATCGTGGAGATCGCCGGCGAGGACGGCCGGATGCTGCGGCTGCCCGAGCTGATCCCGTTCGCGCGGAAGCACGGCCTGGCGATCATCTCCATCGAGGACCTGATCACCTATCTGAAGTCCGCCGAACCCACCGTCAAGCGCGAGGCCAGCACCCGGCTGCCCACCGCCTTCGGCGAGTTCCGGGCATACGGCTACCGCTCGGTCCGCGACGGCGTCGAGCACATCGCCCTCGTCTCCGGCGACCTCGGCGACGGCGAGGACGTCCTGGTCCGGGTCCACTCCGAGTGCCTCACCGGCGACGTCTTCGGCTCCCTGCGCTGCGACTGCGGCCCCCAGCTGGAGGCGTCCCTCGAACGGGTGGCCACCGAGGGCCGCGGCGTCGTCGTCTACCTGCGCGGCCACGAGGGGCGCGGCATCGGACTGCTGTCCAAGCTGCGGGCCTACGAGCTCCAGGAGGCCGGCCACGACACGCTGGACGCCAACCTCGAACTCGGCCTCCCCGCCGACGCCCGGGACTACGCGGCCGGCGCCCAGATGCTCACCGACCTGGGCGTCCGCTCCATCCGGCTGATGACCAACAACCCGGACAAGACCATCGCCCTGGAACAGCACGGCATCAAGATCTCCGGGCGGGAGCCGATGCCCGTGGCGGCGGGCGAGCACAATCTCCGGTACCTGCGCACCAAGCGGGACCGGATGGGGCACGACCTGCCCTGGCTGGACGACCACCAGGTCTCCCCCTGCGACAACCAGTAG
- the ribH gene encoding 6,7-dimethyl-8-ribityllumazine synthase, producing the protein MSGKGAPQLSVKNCRDLRVAVIAAQWHEKVMDGLVDGALRALHDLGIDEPTLLRVPGSWELPVAAKALAGRGYDAIVALGVVIRGGTPHFDYVCQGVTQGLTQVSTDTGVPVGFGVLTCDTDEQALDRAGLEGSTEDKGHEAVTAAVATAVTLRSVSEPWH; encoded by the coding sequence GTGAGCGGCAAGGGCGCCCCCCAGCTGAGTGTGAAGAACTGTCGTGACCTGCGGGTGGCCGTGATCGCCGCCCAGTGGCACGAGAAGGTCATGGACGGCCTGGTCGACGGCGCCCTGCGCGCCCTGCACGACCTCGGCATCGACGAGCCGACGCTGCTGCGCGTCCCCGGCAGCTGGGAGCTGCCCGTCGCCGCCAAGGCGCTCGCCGGCCGCGGCTACGACGCGATCGTCGCCCTCGGCGTCGTCATCCGGGGCGGTACGCCCCACTTCGACTACGTGTGCCAGGGCGTCACCCAGGGCCTCACCCAGGTCTCCACCGACACAGGCGTCCCGGTCGGCTTCGGCGTCCTCACCTGTGACACCGATGAACAGGCCCTGGACCGCGCCGGACTGGAGGGCTCGACCGAGGACAAGGGCCACGAGGCGGTCACCGCGGCCGTCGCCACGGCGGTCACCCTCCGCTCGGTGTCGGAGCCCTGGCACTGA
- a CDS encoding phosphoribosyl-ATP diphosphatase: MDRKTFEELFAELQQKAAGDPATSRTAELVGKGVHAIGKKVVEEAAEVWMAAEYEGAEATAEEISQLLYHLQVMMVARGISLDDVYAHL; encoded by the coding sequence ATGGACAGGAAGACGTTCGAGGAGCTCTTCGCCGAGCTCCAGCAGAAGGCCGCCGGCGACCCCGCCACCTCCCGCACCGCGGAACTGGTGGGCAAGGGCGTCCATGCCATCGGCAAGAAGGTCGTCGAAGAGGCGGCCGAGGTGTGGATGGCCGCCGAGTACGAGGGCGCCGAGGCGACCGCCGAGGAGATCTCCCAGCTCCTCTACCACCTCCAGGTGATGATGGTCGCCCGCGGCATCTCGCTCGACGACGTGTACGCCCACCTCTGA
- the hisG gene encoding ATP phosphoribosyltransferase yields the protein MLRIAVPNKGSLSEPASEMLHEAGYRQRKDRRELVLVDAANEVEFFFLRPRDIAVYVGSGKLDIGITGRDLLLDSGSRAEEIMQLGFAGSTFRYATRPGTAQDVSEFGGMTIATSFAGLVTKHLADHGVDADVVHLDGAVETAIQLGVAQVIADVVETGTTLRNAGLEIIGEPILESEAVVIRRAGAPADDPKVQQFLRRMQGVLVARRYVMMDYDIRVEHVERAVALTPGLESPTVSPLHHEGWVAVRSMVPAKDAQRVMDELYDLGARAILTTGIHACRL from the coding sequence ATGCTGCGCATCGCCGTCCCCAACAAGGGTTCTCTCTCCGAGCCTGCGTCGGAGATGCTCCATGAGGCCGGTTACCGGCAGCGCAAGGACCGCAGGGAACTCGTCCTCGTCGACGCCGCCAACGAGGTCGAGTTCTTCTTCCTCCGCCCCCGCGACATCGCCGTCTACGTGGGCTCCGGCAAGCTCGACATCGGCATCACCGGCCGCGACCTGCTGCTGGACTCCGGCTCCCGGGCCGAGGAGATCATGCAGCTCGGCTTCGCCGGCTCGACGTTCCGCTACGCCACCCGCCCGGGTACGGCCCAGGACGTCTCCGAGTTCGGCGGCATGACCATCGCCACCTCCTTCGCCGGCCTGGTCACCAAGCACCTCGCCGACCACGGCGTCGACGCCGACGTCGTCCACCTGGACGGCGCCGTCGAGACCGCCATCCAGCTCGGTGTCGCCCAGGTCATCGCCGACGTCGTCGAGACCGGCACCACCCTGCGCAACGCCGGGCTGGAGATCATCGGCGAGCCGATCCTGGAGTCCGAGGCCGTCGTCATCCGCCGCGCGGGCGCTCCGGCCGACGACCCCAAGGTCCAGCAGTTCCTCCGCCGGATGCAGGGCGTCCTCGTCGCCCGGCGCTACGTGATGATGGACTACGACATCCGCGTCGAGCACGTCGAGCGCGCCGTCGCGCTCACCCCCGGCCTGGAGTCGCCCACCGTCTCGCCGCTGCACCACGAGGGCTGGGTCGCCGTCCGCTCGATGGTCCCGGCCAAGGACGCGCAGCGCGTCATGGACGAGCTGTACGACCTGGGCGCGCGCGCCATCCTCACCACCGGCATCCACGCCTGCCGCCTCTGA
- a CDS encoding PH domain-containing protein has product MTSPAAPGSAQTTLPAVFRPALTRVVLLGIGGALVVVMAVMSFLLESFTAGDRATFIGTGLLGLGVLALLARPKVVATPEGVTVVNLTTVRRLAWAEIVRVNLRPGDSWVHLDLADGTTLPAMGIQPGMARDKAIAQARTLSALVAEFGTGSSTT; this is encoded by the coding sequence GTGACCAGCCCAGCAGCGCCCGGAAGCGCCCAGACCACCCTCCCGGCCGTCTTCCGCCCGGCCCTCACCCGGGTGGTGCTCCTGGGCATCGGCGGCGCGCTCGTCGTCGTGATGGCCGTGATGTCGTTCCTGCTGGAGTCGTTCACCGCGGGGGACCGGGCCACCTTCATCGGCACCGGGCTGCTGGGCCTGGGCGTCCTCGCCCTGCTCGCCCGGCCCAAGGTGGTCGCCACGCCCGAGGGCGTCACCGTGGTGAACCTCACGACCGTCCGGCGGCTGGCCTGGGCCGAGATCGTCCGCGTCAACCTGCGGCCCGGCGACTCCTGGGTCCACCTCGACCTCGCCGACGGAACGACGCTGCCCGCCATGGGCATTCAGCCCGGCATGGCCAGGGACAAGGCCATCGCCCAGGCCCGCACCCTGAGCGCGCTCGTCGCCGAGTTCGGCACCGGCAGCTCCACGACCTGA
- a CDS encoding hemolysin family protein codes for MTVSLLLLAAALLLILANGFFVAAEFGLVTVEKPEAERAAADGDQRARTVVEALRELSFQLSGTQLGITITSLVVGMLAEPALGRLLTGVFAAAGLPSGAAPGVAVVTGMLVAAAVQMVLGELVPKNWAVSRPLQVARFVARPQSAFSHFFRPVITLLNTVANRMVRALGVEPAEELASARTPGELVSLARHSALAGALEQDTADLFVRTLSLGELTAQHVMTPRVKVSALQAGATAEDVLNLTRATGLSRFPVYRERLDEVVGVVHLKDALAVPAEERLRTPLTRIAVAPLLVPQSLPVQPLLERLRSEQPMAVVVDEYGGTAGVVTLEDIVEELVGEVRDEHDHADAARPDLAPVPCEDGRPAWDAEGSCRVDALHRIGLDAPEGPYETVAGLVADLLGRIPVPGDTAELPDGWRLSVRRVGHHRAERVRFVRAALVRGDVR; via the coding sequence ATCACCGTCTCGCTGCTGCTCCTGGCGGCGGCCCTGCTCCTGATCCTCGCGAACGGCTTCTTCGTCGCCGCCGAGTTCGGCCTCGTGACCGTCGAGAAGCCCGAGGCCGAGCGGGCCGCGGCGGACGGCGACCAGCGGGCCCGCACCGTCGTCGAGGCCCTGCGCGAACTCTCCTTCCAGCTCTCCGGCACCCAACTGGGCATCACCATCACCTCCTTGGTGGTCGGCATGCTCGCCGAGCCCGCCCTCGGGCGGCTGCTCACCGGGGTCTTCGCCGCGGCCGGGCTGCCGTCCGGCGCCGCGCCCGGCGTGGCGGTGGTGACCGGCATGCTGGTGGCCGCCGCCGTGCAGATGGTCCTCGGCGAGCTGGTGCCGAAGAACTGGGCGGTCTCCCGGCCGCTCCAGGTCGCCCGCTTCGTCGCCCGCCCGCAGAGCGCGTTCTCGCACTTCTTCCGGCCCGTGATCACCCTGCTGAACACGGTCGCCAACCGGATGGTGCGGGCGCTGGGCGTGGAACCGGCCGAGGAGCTGGCCTCCGCCCGCACCCCCGGCGAGCTCGTCTCGCTCGCCCGGCACTCGGCCCTCGCCGGGGCCCTGGAGCAGGACACCGCCGACCTGTTCGTGCGGACCCTCTCCCTGGGCGAGCTGACCGCCCAGCACGTGATGACACCCCGGGTCAAGGTCAGCGCCCTCCAGGCGGGCGCCACCGCCGAGGACGTCCTCAACCTGACGCGGGCCACCGGCCTGTCCCGCTTCCCCGTCTACCGGGAGCGGCTGGACGAGGTCGTCGGCGTGGTCCACCTCAAGGACGCGCTGGCCGTGCCCGCCGAGGAGCGGCTGCGGACGCCGCTCACCCGGATCGCCGTCGCCCCGCTGCTCGTCCCGCAGAGCCTGCCGGTGCAGCCGCTGCTGGAACGGCTGCGCAGCGAGCAGCCCATGGCCGTCGTCGTCGACGAGTACGGCGGGACGGCCGGTGTCGTCACCCTGGAGGACATCGTCGAGGAACTCGTCGGCGAGGTCCGCGACGAGCACGACCACGCCGACGCCGCCCGCCCCGACCTGGCCCCCGTCCCCTGCGAGGACGGACGCCCGGCCTGGGACGCGGAGGGCAGCTGCCGCGTCGACGCCCTGCACCGGATCGGGCTCGACGCGCCGGAGGGGCCGTACGAGACCGTCGCCGGACTCGTCGCCGACCTGCTCGGCCGGATCCCCGTTCCCGGGGACACGGCCGAACTGCCCGACGGCTGGCGGCTGTCGGTGCGGCGGGTCGGGCACCACCGGGCGGAGCGGGTGCGCTTCGTGCGGGCGGCGCTGGTGAGGGGAGACGTGCGATGA
- a CDS encoding hemolysin family protein, with protein sequence MSVLQLLFALVLVLANGFFVGAEFALVSVRRSQIEPRAAEGSKQARTVLTGLENLPQMMAAAQFGITVCSLTLGAVAEPTVAGLLEPVFHAAGLPDGLIHPLGYVIALALVVFLHLVIGEMVPKNLAMSAPDRAALWLGPGLVAFARLCRPVTRLLGACAHGVLRLFRVEPKDEVEAVFTSEQLTHLVEDSRQAGLLDSVEQERLEDALELGTRPVTDVLLDPGGLVTVTPAVTPREIEGLTVRTGYSRFPVRASGGAFMGYIHVKDVLDLEERDRPVPQHVWRRVETLRAELPLDDALTVMRRAAAHLAAVADASGKVLGLVALEDVLEMLVGEVRDPSHRVAAVTPVVPDPRVREVVTG encoded by the coding sequence ATGAGCGTGCTGCAACTCCTCTTCGCCCTGGTTCTGGTGCTGGCCAACGGGTTCTTCGTGGGCGCCGAGTTCGCCCTCGTCTCGGTGCGCCGCAGCCAGATCGAGCCGCGGGCGGCGGAAGGGTCCAAGCAGGCCCGGACCGTCCTGACCGGACTGGAGAACCTGCCGCAGATGATGGCGGCGGCCCAGTTCGGCATCACCGTCTGCTCGCTGACGCTCGGCGCGGTCGCCGAGCCGACGGTGGCCGGGCTGCTGGAGCCGGTCTTCCACGCGGCCGGGCTGCCCGACGGGCTGATCCATCCGCTCGGGTACGTCATCGCGTTGGCCCTGGTGGTCTTCCTGCACCTGGTCATCGGCGAGATGGTGCCGAAGAACCTCGCCATGTCCGCCCCCGACCGGGCGGCCCTCTGGCTGGGCCCCGGCCTGGTCGCCTTCGCCCGGCTCTGCCGGCCGGTCACCCGGCTGCTCGGCGCGTGCGCGCACGGGGTGCTGCGGCTGTTCCGGGTCGAGCCCAAGGATGAGGTGGAGGCCGTTTTCACCAGTGAGCAGCTGACTCATCTGGTGGAGGACTCGCGGCAGGCCGGGCTGCTCGACTCCGTCGAGCAGGAGCGGCTGGAGGACGCGCTGGAGCTGGGGACCCGGCCGGTGACGGATGTGCTGCTGGATCCGGGCGGGCTCGTCACCGTGACGCCGGCGGTCACCCCTCGGGAGATCGAGGGGCTGACCGTGCGGACCGGGTATTCGCGGTTTCCGGTGCGCGCGTCCGGTGGGGCCTTCATGGGGTACATCCATGTGAAGGACGTTCTGGATCTGGAGGAACGGGACCGGCCCGTGCCGCAGCACGTGTGGCGGCGGGTCGAGACGTTGCGGGCCGAGCTGCCGCTCGATGACGCGCTGACGGTGATGCGGCGGGCTGCCGCTCATCTGGCCGCGGTCGCCGATGCTTCGGGGAAGGTGCTTGGGTTGGTGGCGTTGGAGGATGTGCTGGAGATGTTGGTGGGGGAGGTGCGGGATCCTTCGCATCGGGTCGCGGCTGTGACGCCGGTGGTGCCGGATCCGCGAGTGCGGGAGGTTGTCACGGGGTGA
- a CDS encoding AAA family ATPase gives MDFGTQGPPAPADLAWLRGVDACTMGAYAQAEEEFRTAVRVDPGMADAWLGLHALRAETSTALLRMYRHRDRFGQQRARHRRPLNSWYWLGWWVQPVLETGRDLLLAHASHWLDGRHVPELDRALAECPPVDTDAQVRFLHACRAYLVKDWEQLVRHTEPLLDDPLLGIEAGLFGGMARVRLEMYGQAEPLLSTALMRCRSEQPQRKELRYWLARAHEGTGRSAAALPLYRAVHRVDPTFMDTSARLTAISAGDGLDEHTDLSPPFPFGGPGQDPPDAADTAGDPEARAGDVLTGTVPAPAPVGGVREMARVPPQPSSPPVPGPSDPVLLAKALAELERMVGLEPVKRQVRALSAQLHMARLRAGQGLPVQPPKRHFVFSGPSGTGKTTVARILGRVFYALGLLGGDHLVEAQRADLVGEFLGQTAVKANELIDSALGGVLFVDEAYSLSNSGYSKGDAYGDEALQVLLKRAEDNRDRLVVILAGYPEGMDRLLAANPGLSSRFTTRVDFPSYRPAELTSIGEVLAGENGDAWDEEALEELRSISAHVVGQGWIDELGNGRFLRTLYEKSCAYRDLRLSGYAGALSRDDLATLRLPDLMQAYGEVLSGRGPER, from the coding sequence ATGGACTTCGGCACACAGGGCCCGCCCGCCCCGGCAGATCTCGCCTGGCTGCGCGGTGTGGACGCCTGCACGATGGGCGCCTACGCCCAGGCGGAGGAGGAGTTCCGGACGGCGGTGCGCGTCGACCCCGGGATGGCGGACGCCTGGCTGGGCCTGCACGCCCTGCGGGCCGAGACCTCCACCGCACTGCTGCGCATGTACCGCCACCGCGACCGGTTCGGCCAGCAGCGCGCCCGTCATCGGCGCCCGCTCAACTCCTGGTACTGGCTGGGCTGGTGGGTCCAGCCGGTCCTGGAGACCGGCCGCGACCTGCTGCTCGCCCACGCCTCCCACTGGCTGGACGGCCGGCACGTCCCCGAGCTGGACCGGGCGCTCGCCGAGTGCCCGCCCGTCGACACCGACGCGCAGGTCCGCTTCCTGCACGCCTGCCGCGCCTACCTCGTCAAGGACTGGGAACAGCTCGTCCGCCACACCGAACCCTTACTCGACGACCCGCTGCTGGGCATCGAGGCCGGACTGTTCGGCGGCATGGCCCGGGTCCGCCTGGAGATGTACGGCCAGGCGGAGCCGCTGCTCTCCACGGCGCTGATGCGGTGCCGCAGCGAACAGCCGCAGCGCAAGGAACTCCGCTACTGGCTGGCCCGCGCCCACGAGGGCACCGGGCGCAGCGCGGCCGCCCTCCCCCTCTACCGTGCCGTGCACCGGGTGGACCCCACCTTCATGGACACCTCCGCCCGGCTGACCGCCATCTCGGCGGGCGACGGACTCGACGAGCACACGGACCTCTCCCCGCCGTTCCCCTTCGGCGGCCCCGGCCAGGACCCGCCGGACGCCGCGGACACCGCCGGGGACCCGGAGGCGCGGGCAGGCGACGTCCTCACCGGCACGGTCCCGGCACCCGCCCCCGTCGGCGGGGTACGGGAGATGGCCCGGGTCCCCCCACAGCCGTCCTCCCCTCCCGTCCCCGGCCCCTCCGACCCCGTCCTGCTCGCCAAGGCGCTCGCCGAACTGGAGCGCATGGTGGGCCTGGAGCCGGTCAAACGGCAGGTCAGAGCGTTGTCCGCACAGCTGCACATGGCCCGCCTCCGAGCCGGCCAGGGCCTGCCCGTCCAGCCCCCCAAACGCCACTTCGTCTTCTCCGGCCCCTCCGGCACCGGCAAGACCACGGTGGCCCGGATCCTCGGCCGGGTCTTCTACGCCCTCGGCCTGCTCGGCGGCGACCACCTGGTCGAGGCCCAGCGGGCCGACCTCGTCGGCGAGTTCCTGGGCCAGACGGCGGTCAAGGCCAACGAGCTGATCGACTCCGCGCTCGGCGGCGTCCTCTTCGTCGACGAGGCGTACAGCCTCTCCAACTCCGGCTACAGCAAAGGCGACGCCTACGGCGACGAGGCCCTCCAGGTCCTCCTCAAACGCGCCGAGGACAACCGCGACCGCCTCGTCGTCATCCTGGCCGGCTACCCCGAGGGCATGGACCGCCTCCTCGCCGCCAACCCCGGCCTGAGCTCCCGCTTCACCACCCGCGTCGACTTCCCCAGCTACCGCCCGGCCGAACTCACCTCCATCGGCGAGGTCCTCGCCGGCGAGAACGGTGACGCATGGGACGAGGAGGCACTGGAGGAACTCCGCTCCATCAGCGCTCACGTCGTCGGCCAGGGCTGGATCGACGAACTGGGAAACGGACGTTTCCTGCGGACGCTGTACGAGAAGAGCTGCGCGTACCGGGACCTCCGGCTGTCCGGCTACGCGGGTGCGCTGTCGCGCGACGATCTGGCGACGCTGCGGTTGCCGGACCTGATGCAGGCGTACGGGGAGGTGCTCTCGGGCCGGGGCCCGGAGAGGTAG
- a CDS encoding uridine kinase family protein, whose product MHDPTSPVSPLTVLARRIRARPPSLGPVRLVAVDGHAGSGKTTFTARLAEALGGGTPVLHLDDLATHDELFAWTDRLRTGILAPLARGATAHYRAYDWTARRFAGPERALPAAPVVLLEGVGAGRRALRPHLACLLWMDLDRSDSWDRGQLRDGAEQAEFWAGWMRAERAHFAADPTRPYAELLVRQSPLGYEVLPGPHGTD is encoded by the coding sequence GTGCACGACCCCACTTCCCCTGTCTCCCCCCTCACCGTCCTCGCCCGCCGCATCCGCGCCCGCCCCCCGTCCCTCGGCCCGGTCCGGCTGGTCGCCGTCGACGGGCACGCGGGCTCGGGGAAGACGACGTTCACGGCCCGGCTCGCCGAGGCACTGGGCGGCGGCACACCGGTGCTGCACCTGGACGACCTGGCGACACACGACGAGCTGTTCGCATGGACGGACCGGCTCCGCACCGGGATCCTCGCCCCGCTCGCCCGGGGCGCGACCGCACACTACCGGGCCTACGACTGGACGGCCCGCCGCTTCGCCGGCCCCGAACGCGCCCTGCCCGCCGCGCCGGTGGTCCTGCTGGAGGGGGTGGGCGCGGGGCGCCGCGCCCTGCGCCCCCACCTCGCCTGCCTGCTGTGGATGGACCTAGACCGCAGTGACTCCTGGGACAGGGGTCAACTCCGCGACGGAGCGGAGCAAGCGGAATTCTGGGCCGGATGGATGCGGGCGGAGCGCGCGCATTTCGCGGCGGACCCCACGCGCCCCTATGCAGAACTCCTGGTGCGGCAGAGCCCCTTGGGGTACGAGGTGCTGCCGGGACCTCACGGGACCGACTGA
- a CDS encoding C39 family peptidase, whose amino-acid sequence MSSRPTPSPWPPSSRPPRRSLLTAALAVTAAASLSRAGTALAAVPEGGARRSSGTVDHHSWTTLGDWRAGARAGTAVRDGRRPGVVLDRPAGTREYTDPHTGTTARWEYATWTSPVHTLSAPATEIIVSWNAHTPPGTWIQTEVRATYADRTHTPWYVMGRWTSGDAAGDIRRTSVDGQKDGRSAVSTDTLAVVPASGARFVSYALRLTLFRRPGGGLTPTVWRVGAMGSEIPDRFTVPASKPGEGAGHRLSVPRYSQEIHKGQYPQYDNGGEAWCSPTSSQMAVEHWGRRPSAADLAWVDPSYADPQVCHAARFTYDYQYQGCGNWPFNAAYAATYRDLQSTVTRLRSLNDAERLVRAGVPVITSQSFLAAELDGAGYGTAGHLMCVTGFTKSGDVVVHDPAAPSDAAVQRVYKRRQFENVWLRTKRHDAQGRVKGGSGGVCYLYFPLELSAAQRRALRQVGVE is encoded by the coding sequence ATGTCCAGCAGACCGACTCCCTCCCCCTGGCCCCCCTCGTCCCGCCCGCCCCGCCGTTCCCTCCTGACCGCCGCCCTCGCCGTCACGGCGGCCGCGTCGCTCTCCCGGGCGGGCACCGCCCTGGCCGCCGTCCCCGAGGGCGGGGCCCGACGGTCGTCCGGGACGGTCGACCACCACTCCTGGACCACCCTCGGCGACTGGCGCGCCGGTGCCCGCGCGGGCACGGCGGTCCGCGACGGCCGGCGGCCGGGCGTGGTCCTCGACCGGCCGGCGGGCACCCGGGAGTACACCGACCCGCACACCGGGACCACCGCCCGCTGGGAGTACGCCACCTGGACCTCCCCGGTGCACACCCTGTCCGCCCCGGCGACCGAGATCATCGTGTCCTGGAACGCCCACACCCCGCCCGGCACCTGGATCCAGACCGAGGTGCGCGCCACGTATGCCGACCGCACCCACACGCCCTGGTACGTGATGGGCCGCTGGACGTCCGGTGACGCGGCCGGCGACATCCGGCGCACCTCCGTCGACGGGCAGAAGGACGGCCGGAGCGCCGTCTCCACCGACACCCTCGCGGTCGTGCCGGCGAGCGGCGCGCGGTTCGTCTCGTACGCCCTGCGGCTGACTCTCTTCCGGCGGCCGGGCGGCGGGCTCACCCCCACGGTGTGGCGGGTGGGGGCGATGGGGTCCGAGATTCCCGACCGGTTCACGGTGCCCGCCTCGAAGCCGGGGGAGGGGGCCGGGCACCGGCTGTCCGTCCCCCGCTACTCGCAGGAGATCCACAAGGGGCAGTACCCGCAGTACGACAACGGCGGCGAGGCGTGGTGCAGTCCGACCTCCTCGCAGATGGCCGTGGAGCACTGGGGGCGCCGGCCGTCCGCCGCCGACCTCGCCTGGGTGGACCCGTCCTACGCCGATCCCCAGGTCTGCCACGCCGCCCGGTTCACCTACGACTACCAGTACCAGGGGTGCGGCAACTGGCCGTTCAACGCGGCCTACGCGGCGACCTACCGGGACCTGCAGAGCACGGTCACCCGGCTGCGTTCGCTGAACGACGCCGAGCGGCTGGTCCGGGCCGGCGTCCCGGTCATCACCTCGCAGTCCTTCCTCGCCGCCGAGCTGGACGGGGCCGGGTACGGCACGGCGGGGCACCTGATGTGCGTCACCGGCTTCACCAAGAGCGGCGACGTGGTCGTCCACGATCCGGCGGCCCCCTCGGACGCGGCCGTCCAACGGGTGTACAAGAGGCGTCAGTTCGAGAACGTCTGGCTGCGGACCAAGCGGCATGACGCGCAGGGCCGGGTCAAGGGCGGTTCGGGTGGGGTGTGTTACCTCTACTTCCCGCTGGAGCTCTCGGCCGCTCAGCGGCGTGCTCTGCGGCAAGTGGGAGTGGAGTGA